The sequence GGAACCAGATAGAGGAATCTTTTCCGATCACTACATCCCCTACTACTAAAGATCCTGGAGCTAAAAACACTCCGTCTTTGTAAATAGGTCGTTTACCCATGTATTCTAAAATATTTCCGGACAGATGTACTTCTTGCATATATTTTCCCTCAATCGCGCCCTTATCTTACAACATAATTCGGCCTGCACAAGTCCAAATTATGGATTCTCAGGGAGTCCTCATTACTCTTATATCAAAATCTAATTACGTACAAATTTTAGGATTTCTATCTTATCCAAAGTTTGTTTGGATCCTAATATCCATCCGGATCTCAGAAACCAATTCTCCATTTCAGTTCCGATTTCTTGGGAATCATTTTTTTTAATGGTCTGCATTAGAGATGATGTAATAGACTCGTAACGTGCCATAGATATGGACCCTTTTCTTGTGGAAAGGATGTTCTTCAGTTCTGGCAAATCTTCTATATGTTCTATCTTTAATATCTTTTTACGCAAAATTTCCTGACCAAATAATGCAGACACACTTGAATCCGTTGTTATATATATATCAGGATTCGAATTCAACAAGAACTCATTATATTTTTTATACTCTCTGGAAAGTTTCGCCTGGGCTAAAAAGTAAGTCCTGGTAAAAAACAAAGTTACTAAAAACAAAATTCCTGTCAAAATCCATACTGTAGTCGGGACTTTTTCTGAATTGTTTTTGGAAAAAAATAAAACTACTGCCGGAACAATTAACCAGGAAAGATATCTGGTCCCCCAATCTATATTTGAATCATTAGGTGCAAGATAGGCTCCTAAAAAGAGAGAGATCAAGATTGCCAAGGAAAGTTTTCTTTCAAATTTTTCCAGATCTTTCCATCGAATAAAAAAGTATACCAACCACAAAAGGATCCAAGGACAGAAGAATAAAAACCCGACTCTACCGTTTCCAAAGAAGAGTAGAGAGGAATATTTCTCAAACCCGGTATTCCAACCGATTTTAGCATTGGCTTCGATTCTAGTCCCGATGACGGATCCATATAAAGAATAGTTTATGATTCCGTAAAATACGACTCCTATACCAATCCCGATCAGTAAAACCAGTCTATCCTTATCTTTTGTAGAAACTCCCGAATTACCTTTATGAATAAATTCTACAAGATGGAATACTCCCAGTAAGAAGTATAAAATTGTATTTTCAGGTCGGAAGAAAAAACCGAATCCTACAAATAGTCCTATAAACAATCCTAACAGTTTCGTTTTCACCGGGCAGGCATAAAAAGTAAGTCCAACGCAGGTTAAAAGGAAAGTAATTGAATAATCCGGGAATAATGCGGAATGAAAAAAAGCAGGACTAAAACTCAAAAAAATAAGCGCAGCCCATTTTAAGTTCAATTCTAATTTTAAGAAGAATACTCCGATCCAAAAGAACAAAATAGAAACGTAAAATAGAAAACTGTAATCTCCTAATAGCCCGAATAAGGAAGCAAATAGAGAGAATGCTACAGGAAAAGGCCCCGAAATACCGTTAGGCAAAAGGAGCTGCCAGCTCGGAAAAAATTTACATCCGCCCAGATCTTCTAATATTTTACAACTCAGGTATTGGCTTCTGTATCCTGAATCTATGAATGCTTGCGCCTGTACTATTTTGTTCTGGTTATCGGAGACTAAAACTGAATTTGCATCTACCTTAAATAGGAAAAATGCCGCGAATATAATGGGACAGATAGGAAATAGAAATTGAAGTTTAGAAATTTTTTTTCCGCCGAATAAATCCAAAGAGAAATCAAAGTCCTTTTAATTATTGATTTCGAATATCGGACCTTCGAAAAGCCGATATTTCAACTCTTTTTCAAATAAAATCTACTTTGACCTTTTTTTGCGGATTCATACCTTAGTTCCAAATGTTCTCATTAAAAAAAGAGTTCGCAGAGAAGGAAAAAAAATTCGATCGAAAGAAATTCGCTCAGATACTTTCGATCTCCATCGTGATTGGATTCATATTCGCTGCCTCTGTTCGGATTTGGTTCCTATTTCCATTCGTCCCGGAAACAGAAGAGATGTCTCCTGCATTCCCCAAAGGAAAAAGAATTTATATCTCCCGCTTTGTTAGGGACTCTTCCTTGTTTTTAGGCGATGTGGTCCTAGTCGAACATCCTACACAAAAAGGAAAAGTAGCCTTGGTCCGTATCATGGGAAAATCGGGAGACCAGATCGCAATCAAGGACAAAGTCCTGTACCGTAATGGTATCTCTGAGGCTCAGGAAAAATCCGACTTCTCCTTACAATACAAGGACGCAAGACCCGCTTTCTCCGGAACCTATTCTAGCCGGGATAATCTTTCTAACCTAACGGTAGAAGATCGAAATTACTTTCTTCTATGTGATAACCGAGACGACTGCGTGGATTCGCGAGATTTCGGCCCTTTGCCTTTTGAAAAGATCATAGGTAAGGTATTTTAATTCAATATTCAATCTCGCATCGGAACCGCGACAGTGATGCGCAGGGTTTAGTCTCAAAGAGACCGAAGCGAAAGCGTAGCCCGTAGCAGCGCGGTCCGAGCAAAGCGAGGGGTCGCCCTACTTCCGCTCAATTAGAATCCATCCTAAAATTCGCGAAAAAACGGATTTTCAGGATGGTTTTGTTATAAAAACATGTATTTGAAGAGCCAAAGGCTCCTGTTTTATCAAATAACATGAAGGAAATAAAGGGAAGAAAATGACAAGAATCGCTATCAACGGTTTTGGCCGTATCGGTCGCCTGGTATTCCGTTCCGGGATCAAAGACCCAAATATTGAATTTGTTGCAATCAACGACTTAGTAACTCCGGACAACCTAG is a genomic window of Leptospira neocaledonica containing:
- a CDS encoding LA_3751/LA_3752 family putative glycosyltransferase, giving the protein MDLFGGKKISKLQFLFPICPIIFAAFFLFKVDANSVLVSDNQNKIVQAQAFIDSGYRSQYLSCKILEDLGGCKFFPSWQLLLPNGISGPFPVAFSLFASLFGLLGDYSFLFYVSILFFWIGVFFLKLELNLKWAALIFLSFSPAFFHSALFPDYSITFLLTCVGLTFYACPVKTKLLGLFIGLFVGFGFFFRPENTILYFLLGVFHLVEFIHKGNSGVSTKDKDRLVLLIGIGIGVVFYGIINYSLYGSVIGTRIEANAKIGWNTGFEKYSSLLFFGNGRVGFLFFCPWILLWLVYFFIRWKDLEKFERKLSLAILISLFLGAYLAPNDSNIDWGTRYLSWLIVPAVVLFFSKNNSEKVPTTVWILTGILFLVTLFFTRTYFLAQAKLSREYKKYNEFLLNSNPDIYITTDSSVSALFGQEILRKKILKIEHIEDLPELKNILSTRKGSISMARYESITSSLMQTIKKNDSQEIGTEMENWFLRSGWILGSKQTLDKIEILKFVRN
- the lepB gene encoding signal peptidase I, which codes for MFSLKKEFAEKEKKFDRKKFAQILSISIVIGFIFAASVRIWFLFPFVPETEEMSPAFPKGKRIYISRFVRDSSLFLGDVVLVEHPTQKGKVALVRIMGKSGDQIAIKDKVLYRNGISEAQEKSDFSLQYKDARPAFSGTYSSRDNLSNLTVEDRNYFLLCDNRDDCVDSRDFGPLPFEKIIGKVF